AGAACGGAGCTGTGGTACTCGATCAACATCAGAGGCGGCTCGAATTCAGTAACGGTCAGCTTTAGCAACGCGACCAAGGCAGTCGTTCGCGGGGAAGAATTCGCTGGCGTTCCAACCAGCGCTAGTTTGCAACAAACCAACGTGAATGCCGGGGTCGTACCGGGCAACGTCGCTACTACTGGCAATATTACGACTGCGGCGGCGCCGAGCTATATGATAGCTGGCATCGGCTGGGACACCGCTGCGGCGGCTAGTGCCACGCAGGGCGGTTTCGCGCGCATCGGGCAAATCAGCAACGGCGATTCATCCGCCACGGTCAGCTACCTGTTCGCGCTCGCTAGTGCTCCAGGAACATTTGGTACGGGTGTCACGCTCTCGACCAGTTCCAACTGGCAGGGAGTAGTGGCGAGCTTTGCCGTGGTCGTCACCGCGACGCCAACTCCTACGCCGACAACGACGGCGACGCCGACCGCGACCGATACGCCGACGCCGACGCCGACCGATACGCCCACGCCGACTGCAACCACCACGGCTACGGCGACCGACACTCCAACGCCGACAGCCACCGCAACAGTCACGGCTACGGCGACCGACACTCCAACGCCGACGCCGACTGCCACCGCAACCGCGACGGCTACGGCGACGCCGACTGAAACTGCAACTACGACTGCAACGCCGACTGAGACCGCAACAGCCACGGCAACGCCAACTGAGACCGCGACGCCAACTGAGACCGCAACGGCCACGGTAACGCCGACTGAAACCGCAACAGCCACGGCAACGCCAACCGATACTCCGACGCCAACTGCAACGACTACGGCTACGGCAACCGCCACTGATACTCCGACGCCGACCATCACGCCGACCGTGACTGCAACCGCTACGGTGATTATTCTGCCAACACCGACCGCGACGGATACGCCAACTGTAGCACCGACCGTGACACCCACTATCACACCGACTGTCACACCGACCGCAACGCCGACCAGTACGCCGATCCCCATCACACTGCGCAGTATCGGCACCGGCAGCACCAACACCGGGGGCAGCACTCAGGTTGTCATCACGACACCGCCAGGTACCCAGCCTAACGATTTGATGGTTGCAGAAATTGCAGTGCGCGGAGGGAACGGAACGCAAATCACCGCACCCTCCGGATGGACTCTTGTGCGCCGCGACAATTCAGGCACGAACGTCGCGCAGGCAATTTACCGTCGAACGGTAGCAAGTTCGCCGCCCGAGCCCATCACTTATACCTGGACCTTCGTCGGCAGCCCCAAAGACGCCGCAGGCGCGATAGCTGCCTACATCGGCGCCAGTACCGCAACACCGCTGGATGTAACAGGTGGACAAGGCAACGCGAGTTCGACCAATCTGACGGCGCCGTCGCTACTAATACCGTCGGGTCAAAATTCGGACCTCTTGATGGGTGTGTATTCGATCGCGAACAGCGCCGCGGTAACCCTGCCGTCCGGGATGACTACGCGTTGGAGTTTCCGCGCCACCGGCTTCGGTATTGGAGTCGCCGCCGCCGATCTCACACTGACTTCGAGCGGTTCAACCGGCAACAAGACCGCGACTGCGGCGGCGGCCGCGGCCAACATCGGATCGTTGGTGGCGCTGATTCCGCAACCGCCATCGCCATAACGAAATGGGGGATAAGGGAATGGAAAAGTTTGAGAACAAGTGGATGGGCACAGGCGGAATTCAACGCGATTCGTGGGTGGATGGCCTGCTGGTGACGGACAGCGTGATGCCCTCGCAGTTCAATCAACGCCGCACCACCCGCAGCGGCGAAGAGCGTTTGCTGTTCGCGGTGTTGAAGGACGCGATTACCGATTTCCTTGGCGATCAGCCGCAGGCGAGCAAAGAGGCGGCCCGATGGCTGAGGCATCGCGGCTGCCGGCATCCGTTCACTTTCGAAAACATCTGCGACGTCTTCGGCATCGACAGCGGCTGGTTCCGGCAAGGGCTGTTGAGGCAGCGCGCGCTGCTCGATCAGGAGCGTTCGATGCTGGCGGCGGCTGCCGCTTCGATCGAACCGGCGGAATATCTCCAGATGAAAGAAGTGTCGGCCGGGCCGATCGATGCGCAGTTTTGAGCGGATCGCCAGGTCACGAAATTGAGGAAGATACTGACAGCCGCATTGATCGCGTCCGCCGGGTTCCTCATCGCGGGCATCGCGCGGAGCCCGGCTCAGCCGAGCGGCAGAGACTTCTACGTCGATACCGCCGGCGATGACACGCACGACGGCGCCAGTCCCTCATCGGCGTGGCGGAGCCTGGCGAAGCTCAATTCCACCGCGTTGGCGCCGGGCGACACAATTCATTTGAAGCGCGGATGCGTCTGGCGCGAAACGCTGGAACCGCGCGGCGGCGGCGAGCCCGCGCGGCCCGTGACCCTTCTCGGCTACGGCGCAGGAGACAGTCCCGTCGTCAGCGGCAGCGACCTGATCGACGGCTGGTCGCGGGCGCGTGGATTCATCTATCGGGCCTACTGCCCGCGCAAACCCAACAACGTGTACGTGGACGGCGAGCCCGGATGGGGCCTTACGCCGTCGGACGCGATCGCCGCGATGGCCGCCGGCAGTTGGTTCTGGGACGCGACGGGAACGGCGCTCTATGTTTGGCTGCCGGATGGCGCCGACCCCGCGCGCCATTCAGTCGAGGCGGCGGTTCGCCTCCATGGCATGAAGGTGCTCGCGAATGGCGGCGAGAAGAGCAACATCGTCGTGGACGGGTTGACGTTCGCGCGGACCGGCGGCTACGGAATCTATTTTTTTTCGAACTCCAACGACGGCAGGGGATTAAGCGGCGTAGTAATCAGGAACAACCGCGTGATGCAGACCGGGACCGGGCGGCGCGACGGCGGCGAATACTACAACGCGATTCATTTCTCGGAACATCTGCAACTGAACACGGCGCCCCAATTCATCAATAACTCGATTTCCTACAGCGGCGGTCATGGCAACGCGATCAATTCCCAAAACGCGGACTGCGCGCAACTGATCGGAAATCGCGCCGATCATTTCAATCATCACGGCTTCGACACCAAGCATTCGGCGAACGTCGTCATTCGGGGCAACATCGCTCACGATTCGCCCGACAACAACGGAATCTACCAGGAATACTGCCTGAACGGACTGATCGAGCGGAATGTCGTCTTCAATCTCGGCGGTTCCGTCCCGGGGCGAGGCTCGGGAATCCAGATCGACGTCGGCAGCGCTGGCGCACGAATTTTTCGCAATTCGATCTTCAATGTGCTGACCGGAATTTATCTAACCGTCCCCGCCACCGCGAAATTCAATGCCGTAAGCCACGCCCGCAATGCGGTCCTCGAAGCCAACGCGGGGGGCATCTTTGGCCACAACGTCTGGGGCGATAATCCTGTCTTCCTCCTGCGCGGCAGCCGTTATCCTTTTGCGGAATGGAGGGCGTCGCATTACGGCGAAGGCGACCTGGCCGCCGATCCCCAATGGATCGATCCGGCTGGCGGCAATTTCGGCCTGTTGGCGTCGTCGCCGTGCCTGGCGATGGAAGCCGGCGCTTCGCCCGTATCTCCGGAAATGCCGAAGGTGAGATTCTGAAGTCAAAATCTGACATGGAGGATCAGCTCGAGTGCTCTGAAAGTGCTCCCTGTGCAACGAAATCCATTTGGTTCGCTAAGGAACAAATCTTACGATAGAAGCAGGAAAGGCGGAGTGCCTCAAAAATAATCGCGCCGAAAAACCTCGAGCTGCCTATGCCTTCTTCAGCTTCAGAGACACTTGCAACCACGTTTGGAATGCGACCCCGATGCCACAGCAGCAAATGATCACGATGCTCTTTACGATACGTCTGGGGGTGGCGGAAGCCGCGGAAGATAATTCGCAGTTCATTCTGAGCTTCGATTACCTGGACCCCAGCCGGATCGTCGCCTTCATTTCACCCGAGATTCACCAGGAGATGGGAAAACAATTCGCCCAGACGCCGGGCCTGGACGGAGTTTCGCTGAGCGCGTCGCTCTCCTCGCTGATCCGCGACTCCTGCGAGTACCTGGAAAATGAGTCCGCAGTTAACCAACTGATAGCGTCGCTCGAGTCTGCGGTCCAGCAGTTGCGAAGCTTTCAGAATGACCGCGATGCTGCACTCAGGGCGGCGGTATGCGATCGCTGTTCGCACCTCGCGTTCGATCATTACCGTCCTGATTCTGGTGAAATCAGGTGTCTTCATCGGGACTGCGAATGTCCGGAATTCGCTCCACTGCGAAGGATGGGCGAG
This genomic stretch from Candidatus Binatus sp. harbors:
- a CDS encoding right-handed parallel beta-helix repeat-containing protein translates to MRKILTAALIASAGFLIAGIARSPAQPSGRDFYVDTAGDDTHDGASPSSAWRSLAKLNSTALAPGDTIHLKRGCVWRETLEPRGGGEPARPVTLLGYGAGDSPVVSGSDLIDGWSRARGFIYRAYCPRKPNNVYVDGEPGWGLTPSDAIAAMAAGSWFWDATGTALYVWLPDGADPARHSVEAAVRLHGMKVLANGGEKSNIVVDGLTFARTGGYGIYFFSNSNDGRGLSGVVIRNNRVMQTGTGRRDGGEYYNAIHFSEHLQLNTAPQFINNSISYSGGHGNAINSQNADCAQLIGNRADHFNHHGFDTKHSANVVIRGNIAHDSPDNNGIYQEYCLNGLIERNVVFNLGGSVPGRGSGIQIDVGSAGARIFRNSIFNVLTGIYLTVPATAKFNAVSHARNAVLEANAGGIFGHNVWGDNPVFLLRGSRYPFAEWRASHYGEGDLAADPQWIDPAGGNFGLLASSPCLAMEAGASPVSPEMPKVRF